A region from the Pelobates fuscus isolate aPelFus1 chromosome 3, aPelFus1.pri, whole genome shotgun sequence genome encodes:
- the E2F7 gene encoding transcription factor E2F7 produces the protein MEVMNCLTLNDLVSTKKNKVDDVIDDRSAHKENVFDRYLSPRALLKAEPIDLSKQKYFIPERSPVTPVKMVDRPQADPWTPTANLKILMSAASPEIRDREKKKELFRPIENNEPEDTAQDFQFEVADDLDELEKRPSRKQKSLGLLCQKFLSRYPSHPMATEKTNISLDEAASSLGVERRRIYDIVNVLESLHLVSRVAKNQYCWNGQSNLNETLKRLQIDGEKQKYGVLINHFQHMANKCEKQNKDLPVDSQTVGLLELSEADCPSASASSRKDKSLRIMSKKFVMLFLVSTSKIITLEMAAKILIEESQDSTYHSKFKTKVRRLYDIANVLTSLRLIKKVHVTEERGRKPAFKWIGPVDLGADSDETMEVTSTTPSPVSERDSCSIHPSFSKVPSNNTVKRKICSEPISLLKTQNVCIQSTDTYSSKMAHLAAICRQDIEDDTKTSASLTMENVGPLPFCVVPVPVDPDCFKSVAPQGSRASLKGINGHIPIVATSQFNREPGNQGFLQNQPYVYLPSNSVFMLCGNSRQELNKKSPISEQKYTNENLHQSKKQRTDADESPLSLVLPKHREKSPDNLVFDTAVLEKSQSLFEEHKKNRTANTQSNVEHVTEAKETNGGLMDSNCVPQDTFRQSTLQQFLYIPSAGVNGLEFLFPASGAPRDLVSSQSSLASLGVPCVMVPSTALQAYPFFCSQMDSTSLPSGSNGLSSSPGFMNYNLPHGTSPCPLIGNTTSLPAHKPEPPSDLSPNASPVPVSGSSSVGSDGLQHPVPKSQKSPTPSTPKSSHLIHKETFFKTPGSLQTSSSTWKSKRTKTRSSFSAQRRLEIASD, from the exons aTGGAAGTGATGAATTGTTTAACACTAAATGATTTggtcagcacaaaaaaaaataaagtggatgatgttatagatgaTAGGAGTGCCCATAAG GAGAATGTGTTTGACAGATATCTAAGTCCAAGGGCACTTTTGAAGGCAGAGCCAATTGATCtatcaaaacaaaaatattttatccCTGAACGGAGTCCTGTCACACCAGTAAAAATGGTTGACAGACCTCAAGCTGATCCGTGGACCCCGACGGCCAATCTAAAGATTCTGATGAGTGCTGCAAGCCCAGAAATCCGGGATcgagaaaagaaaaaggaactGTTCCGTCCAATCGAAAATAATGAACCGGAAGATACCGCTCAAGATTTCCAG TTTGAAGTTGCTGATGACCTTGATGAGTTGGAAAAGAGGCCAAGCAGAAAGCAGAAAAGTTTGGGGCTACTGTGTCAGAAGTTTCTGTCTCGGTATCCTAGCCATCCCATGGCAACAGAGAAGACAAACATTTCTTTAGATGAAGCTGCGTCAAGCCTTG GTGTCGAGCGCAGACGTATTTATGACATTGTGAATGTTCTGGAGTCCCTGCATCTGGTGAGCCGGGTAGCAAAGAATCAGTACTGCTGGAATGGACAGAGCAATCTGAATGAGACACTAAAAAGACTGCAGATAGAcggagagaaacaaaaatatggAGTATTGATTAATCATTTTCAGCATATGGCAAATAAGTGTGAGAAGCAGAATAAAGATTTACCCGTGGACAGCCAGACTGTTGGTCTTTTAGAATTGTCTGAAGCAGACTGCCCCTCCg CATCTGCAAGCAGTCGCAAGGATAAATCGCTGCGTATCATGAGTAAGAAGTTTGTCATGCTGTTTCTTGTATCTACATCCAAGATAATCACCCTTGAGATGGCTGCTAAGATCCTAATTGAAGAGAGCCAGGACTCTACATATCACAGCAAATTTAAAA CAAAGGTACGACGACTGTATGACATTGCGAATGTGCTGACCAGCTTACGACTTATAAAGAAGGTTCATGTAACTGAAGAAAGAGGGAGAAAACCGGCATTTAAATGGATTGGACCTGTAGATTTGGGGGCAGACAGTG ATGAAACCATGGAAGTGACATCAACTACTCCATCTCCTGTCTCCGAGAGAGACTCTTGCAGCATCCATCCTTCCTTTAGCAAGGTTCCATCCAACAATACTGTAAAGAGGAAAATCTGCTCTGAACCAATCAGTCTCCTTAAGACTCAGAATG tTTGCATTCAGAGCACCGATACCTACTcatcaaagatggcacatttGGCAGCTATATGCAGACAAGATATTGAAGATGATACTAA AACCAGTGCTTCATTAACTATGGAAAACGTAGGCCCTCTACCTTTCTGTGTGGTGCCTGTACCAGTGGACCCTGACTGTTTTAAGTCTGTGGCTCCGCAGGGGTCTCGTGCATCGCTGAAGGGCATAAATGGACACATCCCCATTGTAGCCACATCACAGTTTAACAGAGAGCCTGGCAATCAAGGATTTCTCCAGAACCAACCATATGTATACCTCCCTTCCAATTCTGTATTCATGTTATGTGGGAATTCACGACAGGAACTGAACAAGAAATCTCCAATATCTGAACAAAAGTATACAAATGAAAATCTTCACCAATCGAAAAAACAGCGTACTGATGCAGATGAATCACCACTCTCCTTGGTTCTACCAAAG caTAGGGAAAAATCACCCGACAATTTGGTTTTTGACACCGCTGTCCTTGAGAAGTCGCAAAGTCTTTTTGAAGAGCACAAAAAGAACAGAACAGCCAACACGCAAAGTAATGTGGAACATGTGACCGAAGCTAAAGAAACAAACGGTGGTCTAATGGACTCTAACTGTGTTCCCCAAGACACATTCAGACAATCCACATTACAACAGTTCCTTTACATACCATCAGCTG gAGTAAATGGTTTAGAGTTTCTTTTTCCTGCGAGTGGTGCCCCCAGAGATTTGGTTAGTTCTCAAAGTAGCTTGGCATCCCTCGGTGTTCCATGTGTGATGGTCCCATCCACAGCACTACAAGCATATCCTTTCTTCTGCTCCCAAATGGATTCCACCTCCTTACCTTCTGGTTCCAATGGCCTTTCTTCAAGTCCTGGGTTCATGAATTATAACCTTCCTCATGGGACCTCACCCTGtcctttaatagggaacacaaCGTCTCTACCAGCTCACAAACCTGAGCCTCCTTCAGATCTTTCTCCGAATGCCAGTCCTGTCCCAGTAAGCGGTTCTAGTTCAGTTGGCTCAGACGGTCTGCAGCATCCTGTCCCTAAATCGCAGAAG TCACCAACTCCATCAACTCCCAAGAGCAGTCACCTGATTCACAAGGAGACCTTCTTTAAAACTCCTGGCAGCTTACAGACCTCATCCTCTACATGGAAAAGCAAACGCACCAAAACGAGAAGTTCCTTCAGTGCTCAAAGGAGATTAGAGATTGCTAGTGACTGA